Proteins co-encoded in one Diaminobutyricimonas sp. LJ205 genomic window:
- the gcvP gene encoding aminomethyl-transferring glycine dehydrogenase gives MTLDFADRHIGTDAAAQRHMLDTLGYATVEDLVGAAVPPSIRIGEAKASSIPAPATEREALAELRTLAGYNKARRSMIGLGYHGTITPAVIKRNVLENPSWYTAYTPYQPEISQGRLEALINFQTMVADLTGLATANSSMLDEGTAVVEGMLLARRASKSQSNVFVIDADALPQTKALLYSRAEAVGIELVELPLAELAETAQLPESFGAFIQYPGASGRVRDPASVIAAVKEQGGVVVVAADLLALTLLKSPGELGADVAVGTTQRFGVPMGFGGPHAGYMAVRDGLERQLPGRLVGVSKDADGHSAYRLSLQVREQHIRREKATSNICTAQVLLAVMASMYAVYHGPQGLRRIAERVHERTVSFALRLKDAGFELASESYFDTLRVSVPGRAAELVADAHSRDILLHQVDGDTVSISFDEASLDTMPGTDLDQDLSAVFGIQAGFAYAPDPALPADLLRTSEYLTHPVFNTHRSETGMMRYLKYLADKDYALDRGMIPLGSCTMKLNSATEMEAITWPEFADIHPFAPAEDVQGYLVMISHLESWLAEVTGYDTVSLQPNAGSQGELAGLLAIRGYHRSRGDVHRTACLIPTSAHGTNAASAVLAGMKVVPVATDDFGNVDLTDLHAKIDAHRDDLAALMVTYPSTHGVYEHEITAITDAVHEAGGQVYVDGANLNALLGYARFGDFGGDVSHLNLHKTFCIPHGGGGPGVGPVAAKAHLAPFLPGHPMAQSARHPAFDVATGAQGEYVHGGGPVSAAPYGSPSILPITWAYVRMMGLEGLKAATGAAVLSANYIAAKLDDHYPVLYSGDNGLVAHECIIDLRPLKQQTGISNDDVAKRLIDYGFHAPTMSFPVPGTLMIEPTESEDLGEIERFIDAMIAIKAEADAVAAGRWPADDNPLVNAPHSALSVVEGEWTHSYSREEAVYPAASTLTGADRMRSVTGKYWPPVRRIDQAWGDRNLVCACPPIEAFA, from the coding sequence GTGACCCTCGACTTCGCAGACCGCCACATCGGAACGGATGCCGCCGCGCAGCGGCACATGCTCGACACGCTCGGCTACGCCACCGTCGAGGATCTCGTAGGCGCAGCCGTGCCGCCGTCGATTCGCATCGGCGAGGCCAAGGCATCGAGCATCCCAGCGCCCGCCACCGAGCGCGAGGCTCTCGCCGAACTGCGCACCCTTGCCGGATACAACAAGGCGCGTCGATCGATGATCGGCCTCGGCTACCACGGCACCATCACCCCGGCCGTGATCAAGCGCAACGTGCTCGAGAACCCCAGCTGGTACACCGCATACACGCCCTACCAGCCGGAGATCTCGCAGGGCCGGCTTGAGGCGCTGATCAACTTCCAGACCATGGTCGCCGACCTGACCGGGCTGGCCACCGCGAACTCATCGATGCTCGACGAGGGCACCGCAGTCGTCGAAGGGATGCTGCTCGCCCGCCGCGCCTCGAAGTCCCAGTCGAACGTCTTCGTGATCGACGCCGACGCGCTGCCACAGACCAAGGCGCTGCTGTACAGCCGCGCCGAGGCGGTCGGCATCGAGCTGGTGGAACTCCCGCTGGCCGAGCTTGCCGAGACCGCCCAGCTCCCCGAGTCCTTTGGCGCGTTCATCCAGTACCCCGGCGCATCCGGGCGGGTCCGGGACCCGGCATCCGTCATCGCCGCCGTCAAGGAGCAGGGCGGAGTCGTCGTCGTCGCCGCCGACCTGCTGGCCCTCACGCTGCTGAAGAGCCCGGGCGAGCTCGGCGCGGATGTCGCCGTCGGCACCACCCAGCGATTCGGCGTGCCGATGGGCTTCGGCGGTCCGCACGCCGGCTACATGGCGGTGCGCGACGGACTCGAACGGCAGCTGCCCGGTCGGCTGGTCGGCGTCTCCAAGGACGCCGACGGGCACTCCGCCTACCGGCTCAGCCTTCAGGTGCGCGAGCAGCACATCCGCCGCGAGAAGGCGACCTCGAACATCTGCACCGCGCAGGTGCTGCTGGCCGTGATGGCGTCGATGTACGCGGTCTACCACGGCCCGCAGGGCCTGCGGCGGATCGCCGAGCGCGTGCACGAGCGCACCGTGTCCTTCGCCCTTCGGTTGAAGGATGCCGGCTTCGAGCTGGCGAGCGAGAGCTACTTCGACACGCTGCGGGTCAGCGTTCCCGGCCGTGCGGCCGAACTGGTCGCCGACGCGCACAGCCGCGACATCCTGCTGCACCAGGTCGACGGCGACACCGTTTCGATCAGCTTCGACGAGGCCAGCCTCGACACGATGCCCGGCACCGACCTCGACCAGGACCTCTCGGCCGTGTTCGGCATCCAGGCCGGGTTCGCCTACGCGCCCGACCCCGCCCTGCCGGCCGACCTGCTGCGGACGAGTGAGTACCTGACGCATCCGGTGTTCAACACCCACAGGTCCGAGACCGGCATGATGCGCTACCTGAAGTACCTGGCCGACAAGGACTACGCGCTGGACCGCGGGATGATCCCGCTCGGCTCCTGCACCATGAAGCTGAACTCGGCCACCGAGATGGAAGCCATCACCTGGCCCGAGTTCGCCGACATCCACCCGTTCGCGCCCGCGGAGGATGTGCAGGGCTACCTGGTCATGATCAGCCACCTCGAGAGCTGGCTGGCCGAGGTCACCGGCTATGACACCGTGTCGCTGCAGCCGAACGCCGGCAGCCAGGGTGAACTCGCCGGGCTGCTTGCGATCCGCGGCTACCACCGCTCGCGCGGCGACGTGCACCGCACGGCGTGCCTCATTCCGACCAGCGCGCACGGCACCAACGCCGCCAGCGCGGTGCTCGCCGGCATGAAGGTCGTCCCGGTCGCCACCGACGACTTCGGCAACGTCGACCTCACCGACCTGCACGCCAAGATCGACGCCCACCGCGACGACCTGGCCGCGCTGATGGTCACCTACCCGTCCACGCATGGCGTGTACGAGCACGAGATCACCGCGATCACGGATGCCGTGCACGAAGCCGGCGGACAGGTCTACGTCGACGGCGCCAACCTCAACGCGTTGCTCGGCTACGCCCGGTTCGGCGACTTCGGCGGGGATGTCTCGCACCTCAACCTGCACAAGACGTTCTGCATCCCGCACGGCGGCGGCGGACCCGGCGTCGGACCGGTGGCGGCGAAGGCTCACCTCGCGCCGTTCCTGCCCGGGCATCCGATGGCGCAGTCCGCCAGGCATCCCGCGTTCGACGTCGCCACCGGCGCGCAGGGCGAGTACGTGCACGGCGGCGGACCGGTGTCGGCGGCGCCGTATGGCAGCCCGTCGATCCTGCCGATCACCTGGGCGTACGTGCGCATGATGGGGCTCGAAGGGCTCAAGGCGGCGACCGGAGCGGCCGTGCTGTCGGCGAACTACATCGCCGCCAAGCTCGATGATCACTATCCGGTGCTGTACTCGGGTGACAACGGCCTCGTTGCTCACGAGTGCATCATCGACTTGCGTCCGCTCAAGCAGCAGACAGGCATCTCGAACGACGATGTCGCCAAGCGGCTGATCGACTACGGCTTCCACGCGCCGACGATGTCGTTCCCCGTGCCGGGCACGCTCATGATCGAGCCCACCGAGAGCGAAGACCTCGGCGAGATAGAACGGTTCATCGACGCGATGATCGCGATCAAGGCTGAAGCGGATGCCGTCGCCGCGGGTCGCTGGCCGGCGGATGACAACCCGCTGGTGAACGCCCCGCACTCGGCGCTGTCCGTGGTCGAGGGGGAGTGGACGCATTCCTACTCCCGCGAGGAGGCGGTCTACCCGGCGGCGAGCACGCTCACCGGTGCCGATCGGATGCGCTCGGTGACCGGGAAATACTGGCCGCCGGTGCGCCGGATCGACCAGGCCTGGGGCGACCGCAACCTGGTCTGCGCCTGCCCCCCGATCGAGGCCTTCGCATAA